One window of the Haloarcula halobia genome contains the following:
- a CDS encoding ATP synthase subunit B, translating to MKEYQTITEISGPLVFVETDEPVGYDEIVEIETSDGETRRGQVLESTSDYVAIQVFEGTSGIDRKASVRFLGETMKMPVTEDLLGRVMDGTGQPIDGGPEIVPDERQDIVGAAINPFSREYPEEFIQTGVSAIDGMNTLVRGQKLPIFSASGLPHNDLALQIARQATVPEEEEGGDDEEGSEFAVIFGAMGITAEEANEFMDDFERTGALERSVVFMNLADDPAVERTITPRLALTTAEYLAFEKDYHVLVILTDMTNYCEALREIGAAREEVPGRRGYPGYMYTDLAQLYERAGRIEGREGSVTQLPILTMPGDDDTHPIPDLTGYITEGQIYIDRDLNSQGIQPPINVLPSLSRLMDDGIGEGLTRGDHADVKDQLFAAYAEGEDLRDLVNIVGREALSDLDNKYLDFADRFESEFVDQGFDTARDIDETLELGWDLLSMLPKEALNRIDEELIEENYREDEDAAAEAVEAEA from the coding sequence ATGAAAGAGTACCAGACAATCACGGAAATCAGCGGACCGCTGGTCTTCGTCGAGACCGACGAACCGGTCGGCTACGACGAGATCGTCGAGATCGAGACGAGCGACGGCGAGACCCGCCGTGGCCAGGTGCTGGAGTCGACCAGCGACTACGTCGCCATCCAGGTGTTCGAGGGCACCTCCGGTATCGACCGGAAGGCGTCCGTTCGCTTCCTCGGCGAGACCATGAAGATGCCCGTCACCGAGGACCTGCTGGGACGGGTCATGGACGGGACCGGCCAGCCCATCGACGGCGGGCCCGAGATCGTCCCCGACGAGCGCCAGGACATCGTCGGCGCGGCCATCAACCCCTTCTCGCGGGAGTACCCCGAGGAGTTCATCCAGACCGGGGTCTCGGCCATCGACGGCATGAACACCCTGGTCCGTGGCCAGAAGTTGCCCATCTTCTCGGCCTCGGGGCTGCCCCACAACGATCTGGCGCTCCAGATCGCCCGCCAGGCGACCGTCCCCGAAGAGGAGGAAGGCGGCGACGACGAGGAGGGGTCCGAGTTCGCAGTCATCTTCGGCGCGATGGGCATCACGGCCGAAGAGGCCAACGAGTTCATGGACGACTTCGAGCGCACCGGCGCGCTGGAGCGGTCGGTCGTCTTCATGAACCTCGCGGACGACCCCGCCGTCGAGCGGACGATCACGCCGCGACTCGCGCTCACCACGGCCGAGTACCTCGCCTTCGAGAAGGACTACCACGTGCTGGTCATCCTGACGGACATGACCAACTACTGTGAGGCGCTCCGAGAGATCGGTGCCGCACGTGAGGAGGTCCCCGGCCGGCGTGGGTACCCCGGGTACATGTACACCGACCTGGCCCAGCTCTACGAGCGGGCCGGTCGTATCGAGGGCCGCGAAGGGTCTGTGACCCAGCTGCCCATCCTCACGATGCCCGGCGACGACGACACCCACCCCATCCCGGACCTAACTGGTTACATCACCGAGGGCCAGATCTACATCGACCGGGACCTGAACAGCCAGGGCATCCAGCCGCCGATCAACGTCCTGCCGTCGCTGTCGCGCCTGATGGACGACGGTATCGGCGAGGGCCTGACTCGTGGCGACCACGCGGACGTCAAGGACCAGCTGTTCGCCGCGTACGCGGAGGGGGAAGACCTGCGCGACCTGGTGAACATCGTCGGTCGCGAGGCCCTGTCGGACCTGGACAACAAGTACCTGGACTTCGCCGACCGGTTCGAGTCCGAGTTCGTCGATCAGGGCTTCGATACGGCTCGTGACATCGACGAGACGCTCGAACTCGGCTGGGACCTCCTCTCGATGCTGCCAAAAGAGGCGCTCAACCGCATCGACGAGGAACTCATCGAGGAGAACTACCGCGAGGACGAGGACGCCGCGGCCGAGGCCGTCGAAGCCGAAGCCTAG